From the Sagittula stellata E-37 genome, one window contains:
- a CDS encoding quinoprotein relay system zinc metallohydrolase 2, translated as MFEAVVMLCLTAGGDTCRNVLLPGYEAGTQLECEAKIAAQPPDGPVFSRGVVKGVPTCVPAGPVLDLEEVAPGVWVHEGLIEEPDAENGGDVSNLAIVIGRDSVAVIDSGSARWIGESLWRAIRAKTPLPVSHVILTHVHPDHVFGAAVFAEAGAEIVGHQGLPRALADREENYLDSLDRLVGAQRMLGTETPKVTRTVAEADRIDLGGRVLRLHAWPAAHTTVDLTVFDETTGTLLAGDLLFDLHTPALDGSLRGWQSVLAELEGQGTQAVPGHGGPILLWPEGAAPLKRYLDTLARDTRAAIDAGDRLGEAVTHIAQSERDAWDLFDAYNARNATVAFTELEWE; from the coding sequence ATGTTCGAAGCGGTTGTCATGCTGTGCCTGACAGCGGGGGGCGACACCTGCCGCAATGTGCTGTTGCCGGGATACGAGGCCGGGACGCAGCTGGAATGCGAGGCGAAGATCGCGGCGCAACCGCCTGACGGACCGGTGTTTTCCCGTGGCGTTGTGAAGGGCGTCCCGACTTGCGTGCCGGCCGGGCCGGTGTTGGACCTCGAAGAGGTGGCGCCGGGCGTATGGGTCCACGAAGGGCTGATCGAGGAGCCGGACGCAGAGAACGGCGGCGATGTCTCAAATCTCGCGATCGTGATCGGTAGGGACAGCGTTGCCGTGATCGACAGCGGGTCGGCGCGCTGGATCGGCGAATCGCTCTGGCGGGCGATCCGGGCGAAGACCCCGTTGCCGGTCAGCCATGTCATCCTGACACATGTGCATCCCGATCACGTCTTTGGCGCGGCCGTTTTCGCAGAGGCCGGGGCAGAGATCGTCGGTCATCAAGGGCTGCCGCGCGCTTTGGCGGACCGGGAAGAGAACTACCTCGACAGCCTCGACAGGTTGGTGGGCGCGCAGCGCATGCTCGGGACGGAGACGCCAAAGGTGACGCGGACGGTTGCCGAGGCCGACCGGATCGACCTCGGCGGGCGCGTCCTGCGGCTGCACGCATGGCCCGCCGCGCATACCACCGTGGACCTGACGGTCTTCGACGAAACGACCGGAACGCTTCTGGCGGGAGACCTGCTGTTCGACCTTCACACACCCGCGCTGGACGGCAGTCTGCGCGGCTGGCAATCGGTCCTTGCCGAACTGGAAGGGCAGGGGACGCAAGCGGTGCCCGGGCATGGCGGACCCATCCTGCTCTGGCCCGAGGGCGCCGCGCCTTTGAAGCGCTACCTCGACACGCTGGCGCGCGACACGCGCGCGGCCATCGATGCGGGCGACCGGCTGGGCGAGGCCGTGACGCATATCGCTCAAAGCGAGCGCGACGCATGGGATCTGTTCGATGCCTATAACGCCCGCAACGCCACCGTCGCCTTTACGGAACTCGAATGGGAGTGA
- a CDS encoding PQQ-dependent catabolism-associated CXXCW motif protein translates to MKPVAALVLILSGLAAPVGAKGVPEPDGYRMEDFRAPVPETLSGGTVLDAEEAYRMWQAGEAAFIDVLPQAPRPPNLPKGTIWRDKPHDTIPGALWLPNVGYGAIADVTAQYFRRGLEKATSGDLSYPVVFFCLDDCWMSWNAAKRAHEWGYTDVYWLPEGTDGWTFMDYPVERVTPMEGQPQAD, encoded by the coding sequence ATGAAACCCGTCGCGGCGCTGGTCTTGATCCTTTCGGGCCTCGCCGCGCCGGTGGGCGCCAAGGGGGTGCCGGAACCCGACGGCTACCGCATGGAAGACTTCCGCGCGCCGGTGCCCGAGACGCTGTCAGGCGGCACGGTGCTCGACGCGGAAGAGGCTTACCGGATGTGGCAGGCGGGCGAAGCCGCCTTCATCGACGTGCTGCCACAGGCCCCGCGCCCGCCGAACCTGCCGAAAGGCACGATCTGGCGCGACAAACCCCACGACACGATCCCCGGCGCGCTCTGGCTGCCCAATGTCGGCTACGGCGCGATCGCCGACGTCACGGCGCAGTATTTTCGCCGCGGCCTGGAGAAGGCGACATCTGGCGATCTTTCCTATCCGGTTGTCTTCTTCTGCCTCGACGACTGCTGGATGAGCTGGAACGCCGCGAAGCGCGCACACGAATGGGGCTACACCGATGTATACTGGCTGCCCGAAGGTACGGACGGCTGGACCTTCATGGATTACCCGGTGGAACGCGTCACCCCGATGGAAGGACAACCCCAGGCGGACTAG
- a CDS encoding S-(hydroxymethyl)glutathione dehydrogenase/class III alcohol dehydrogenase, protein MRTRAAVAVAAGKPLEIMEVELEGPKKGEVLVEIKATGLCHTDEFTRSGDDPEGIFPAILGHEGAGVVIEVGEGVTSLEVGDHVIPLYTPECRECEYCLHPKTNLCQSIRSTQGQGLLPDGTTRFKMLDGTPIHHYMGCSTFANHTVVPEIALAKIDKNAPFDKVCYIGCGVTTGIGAVINTAKVEIGSRAVVFGLGGIGLNVIQGLRLAGADQIVGVDLNDDKEEMGRHFGMTDFVNPSKIDGDVVAHLVELTKGGADYTFDATGNVKVMRQALECAHKGWGESIIIGVAPAGAEIATRPFQLVTGRVWRGTAFGGAKGRTDVPKIVDWYMQGKIEIDPMITHKLKLEEINHGFELMHEGKSIRAVVEF, encoded by the coding sequence ATGAGAACACGCGCTGCCGTGGCCGTTGCGGCCGGCAAACCCCTCGAGATCATGGAAGTGGAACTGGAAGGCCCGAAGAAGGGAGAGGTTCTGGTCGAGATAAAGGCGACAGGTCTTTGTCACACCGACGAATTTACCCGCTCGGGCGACGATCCTGAGGGCATCTTCCCGGCGATCCTCGGCCACGAAGGCGCGGGCGTGGTGATCGAAGTCGGCGAGGGTGTGACCAGCCTTGAGGTCGGCGACCACGTGATCCCGCTCTACACGCCCGAGTGCCGCGAATGCGAATACTGCCTGCATCCGAAGACCAACCTCTGCCAGTCCATCCGGTCGACGCAGGGTCAGGGTCTGCTGCCGGACGGAACTACCCGTTTCAAGATGCTCGATGGCACGCCGATTCACCATTACATGGGCTGTTCGACCTTCGCGAACCACACGGTCGTGCCGGAAATCGCGTTGGCGAAGATCGACAAGAACGCGCCGTTCGACAAGGTCTGCTACATCGGCTGCGGCGTGACGACAGGCATCGGCGCCGTCATAAATACCGCCAAGGTTGAAATTGGCAGCCGCGCCGTGGTGTTCGGTCTGGGCGGTATCGGTCTGAACGTGATCCAGGGCCTGCGGCTGGCGGGTGCGGACCAGATCGTCGGCGTCGACCTGAACGACGACAAGGAAGAGATGGGCCGCCACTTCGGCATGACCGATTTCGTGAACCCGTCGAAGATCGACGGCGACGTGGTTGCGCATCTGGTCGAACTGACAAAAGGCGGCGCGGACTACACCTTTGACGCCACGGGCAATGTGAAGGTCATGCGGCAGGCGCTGGAATGCGCGCACAAGGGCTGGGGCGAGTCGATCATCATCGGCGTGGCGCCCGCGGGTGCCGAGATTGCCACCCGTCCTTTCCAGCTTGTCACCGGTCGCGTCTGGCGTGGCACGGCCTTCGGCGGCGCCAAGGGGCGCACGGATGTCCCAAAGATCGTCGACTGGTACATGCAGGGCAAGATCGAGATCGACCCGATGATCACCCACAAGCTGAAGCTGGAGGAGATCAACCACGGCTTCGAACTGATGCACGAGGGCAAGTCCATCCGCGCAGTCGTGGAGTTCTGA
- a CDS encoding substrate-binding domain-containing protein encodes MRAWAKITLCFTLALSGLVGWAARGEAQTSDLVSTSSLRVCADPGNLPMSGKEQPGYENKLADLIGEKLGLPVTYTWYPMATGFVRNTLKAKTCDVIMGYAQGHELVLNTNHYLTSVFALIVPKEGDLADVTTLSDEALKGKRIGIIAGSPPADHMARNGLIGKAKPYALVVDRRYESPAENMLNDLDEGTIDAAILWGPIGGPLVKSDHPDLKVIPLIHETLPPKMYYRITMGVRQGEKVWQRKLNSLIRRHQDEINAILAEAGVPMVNDMGDAVLDVMQ; translated from the coding sequence ATGCGTGCATGGGCTAAGATAACCCTGTGCTTCACCCTCGCGCTGTCCGGCCTCGTTGGCTGGGCCGCGCGCGGAGAGGCGCAGACCTCGGACCTCGTGTCCACGTCGAGCCTGCGCGTCTGCGCCGACCCGGGCAACCTGCCGATGTCCGGCAAGGAACAGCCCGGGTACGAGAACAAGCTGGCCGACCTGATCGGCGAGAAGCTGGGCCTGCCGGTGACCTACACCTGGTATCCGATGGCCACCGGCTTCGTGCGCAACACGCTGAAGGCCAAGACCTGCGATGTCATCATGGGCTATGCGCAGGGGCACGAACTGGTCCTCAACACCAACCACTACCTGACCTCCGTCTTCGCGCTGATCGTGCCGAAGGAGGGCGATCTGGCCGATGTGACCACACTCTCCGACGAGGCCTTGAAGGGCAAGCGGATCGGCATCATCGCGGGCTCGCCCCCGGCCGACCACATGGCCCGCAACGGCCTGATCGGAAAGGCGAAACCCTATGCGCTCGTGGTCGACCGCCGCTATGAAAGCCCGGCTGAGAACATGCTGAACGACCTCGACGAAGGGACGATCGACGCGGCGATCCTCTGGGGCCCGATCGGCGGGCCGCTGGTGAAGTCCGATCACCCCGACCTGAAGGTCATCCCGCTGATCCACGAAACGCTGCCGCCCAAGATGTACTATCGCATCACCATGGGCGTCCGGCAGGGCGAGAAGGTCTGGCAGCGCAAGCTCAACTCCCTGATCCGCCGCCACCAGGACGAGATCAACGCGATACTCGCCGAAGCCGGCGTGCCGATGGTCAACGACATGGGCGATGCGGTCCTGGACGTGATGCAATGA
- a CDS encoding c-type cytochrome, giving the protein MIKHLIGASILTLLPVLAAAESHGGMDGDAKKGERVFRKCQACHAVGEDAKNKVGPVLNGVVGRPVASVEDFAYSDTLKEMGAEGKTWTPEDLAAFLEKPRDYAKGTKMAFAGLRKEEERADVIAFLMTHKMGE; this is encoded by the coding sequence ATGATCAAACATCTCATCGGCGCATCGATACTGACCCTGCTTCCCGTTCTTGCCGCGGCAGAAAGCCATGGCGGCATGGACGGCGACGCCAAGAAGGGCGAGCGCGTGTTCCGCAAGTGCCAAGCCTGCCATGCCGTGGGCGAGGACGCAAAGAACAAGGTCGGTCCTGTCCTGAACGGGGTCGTTGGCCGCCCGGTCGCAAGCGTCGAAGACTTCGCCTATTCCGACACGCTCAAGGAGATGGGCGCGGAGGGCAAGACCTGGACGCCCGAAGACCTCGCCGCTTTCCTTGAGAAGCCGCGCGACTATGCCAAGGGCACCAAGATGGCCTTTGCCGGCCTGCGCAAGGAAGAAGAGCGCGCCGACGTGATCGCGTTCCTCATGACCCACAAGATGGGGGAATAA
- a CDS encoding quinoprotein dehydrogenase-associated SoxYZ-like carrier has translation MAAPAVAGTVENPLVPGQTWEDLRFDVIGDAVISDAESPLSIDAPYRAHDAATVPIVLKQTNLTAEIDKATVVIDENPAPVAAELTFGAAMAPVDFELRVRVNQYSNVRVLTETPEGTFMSGRFVKASGGCSAPASRDPSEMMANLGQMKLRLFGEPEMSTARREAQIMLRHPNYSGLQRNQVTQLFIPAHFIDHMEVWQGEEMLFTMDGGISISENPAFRFSYTDNGAPALTVKATDTEGNVFEQSLPKDAQG, from the coding sequence ATGGCCGCTCCCGCCGTGGCAGGGACGGTGGAGAACCCGCTCGTCCCGGGCCAAACCTGGGAGGATCTGCGCTTCGACGTGATCGGCGACGCCGTGATCTCCGACGCCGAGAGCCCGCTTTCCATCGACGCCCCCTATCGCGCGCACGATGCGGCGACGGTGCCGATTGTCCTTAAGCAGACCAACCTGACGGCCGAGATCGACAAGGCGACGGTGGTGATCGACGAGAACCCGGCGCCGGTGGCGGCAGAACTGACCTTCGGCGCCGCGATGGCACCGGTGGATTTCGAACTGCGTGTCAGGGTGAACCAGTATTCCAACGTTCGCGTGCTGACGGAAACGCCGGAGGGCACATTCATGTCAGGCCGGTTCGTAAAGGCGTCGGGCGGCTGCTCTGCCCCTGCCTCCCGCGATCCGTCCGAGATGATGGCCAACCTCGGCCAGATGAAGCTGCGCCTTTTCGGTGAGCCGGAGATGTCGACGGCCCGTCGCGAGGCACAGATCATGTTGCGCCATCCGAATTATTCCGGCTTGCAGCGCAATCAGGTGACGCAACTGTTCATCCCCGCCCACTTCATCGACCACATGGAGGTCTGGCAGGGCGAGGAAATGCTGTTCACCATGGACGGCGGCATCTCGATTTCCGAAAACCCTGCGTTCCGTTTCTCCTACACCGACAACGGCGCACCCGCCCTGACGGTGAAGGCGACCGACACCGAGGGCAACGTGTTCGAACAGAGCCTGCCGAAGGACGCGCAGGGCTAG
- the xoxF5 gene encoding lanthanide-dependent methanol dehydrogenase XoxF5, protein MKSLKLLTSGIALCCATTAMANSDLIEQMDNPAQWAIQTGDYKNQRYSELDQINKDNVSDLQVAWTFSTGVLRGHEGSPLVIGDVMYVHTPFPNIVYALDLTQEGKIIWKYEPKQNPDVIPVMCCDTVNRGVAYADGKIFLHQADTKVVALDANTGEVVWEVQNGDPSIGETNTATVLPVKDKVIVGISGGEFGVRGSVTAYNMETGEQEWRAYSMGPDEDILMDPENTTNLGEPVGADSGTNTWEGDQWMIGGGTTWGWYSVDMEENLIYYGTGNPSTWNPSQRPGDNRWSMTIMARDIDSGMAKWVYQMTPHDEWDFDGVNEMILTEQEVDGEQRKLLTHFDRNGLGYTLDRVTGELLVAEKYDPAVNWTTGVDMDPDSDTYGRPAVVAQYSTEQNGEDVNSTGICPAALGSKDQQPAAYSPKTELFYVPTNHVCMDYEPFRVSYTAGQPYVGATLAMYPAPDSHGGMGNFIAWDNINGEIKWSLPEQFSVWSGALATAGDVVFYGTLEGYLKAIDSETGDELYRFKTPSGIIGNVMTYEQGGKQYIGILSGIGGWAGIGLAAGLTNPNDGLGAVGGYAALSDYTALGGQLTVFALPD, encoded by the coding sequence ATGAAATCGTTAAAGCTTCTCACATCGGGCATCGCCCTTTGCTGCGCCACCACGGCGATGGCAAACAGCGATCTGATTGAGCAGATGGATAACCCCGCTCAGTGGGCGATCCAGACCGGCGACTACAAGAACCAGCGCTATTCCGAACTTGATCAGATCAACAAGGACAACGTCAGCGACCTGCAGGTGGCATGGACCTTCTCAACCGGCGTTCTGCGCGGGCACGAGGGCTCGCCGCTGGTGATTGGCGACGTGATGTACGTGCACACGCCGTTCCCGAACATTGTCTACGCGCTCGATCTGACGCAGGAAGGCAAGATCATCTGGAAGTACGAGCCGAAGCAGAATCCGGACGTCATCCCGGTGATGTGCTGTGACACCGTGAACCGCGGTGTGGCCTATGCCGACGGTAAGATCTTCCTGCACCAGGCCGACACCAAGGTTGTCGCGCTCGATGCGAACACCGGTGAAGTGGTCTGGGAAGTGCAGAACGGCGACCCGTCCATCGGCGAGACCAACACCGCCACCGTGCTGCCGGTCAAGGACAAGGTCATCGTCGGCATCTCCGGCGGCGAATTCGGTGTCCGCGGCTCCGTTACGGCCTACAACATGGAAACCGGCGAGCAGGAATGGCGCGCCTACTCCATGGGTCCGGACGAAGACATCCTGATGGATCCGGAAAACACCACCAACCTGGGCGAACCCGTGGGCGCCGATTCCGGCACCAACACCTGGGAAGGCGACCAGTGGATGATCGGCGGCGGCACCACCTGGGGCTGGTACTCGGTCGATATGGAAGAGAACCTGATCTACTACGGCACCGGCAACCCGTCGACGTGGAACCCGTCGCAGCGTCCCGGCGACAACCGCTGGTCCATGACGATCATGGCCCGCGACATCGACAGCGGCATGGCCAAGTGGGTCTACCAGATGACCCCGCATGACGAATGGGACTTCGACGGCGTCAACGAGATGATCCTGACCGAGCAGGAAGTCGACGGCGAACAGCGCAAGCTGCTGACCCACTTCGACCGGAACGGTCTGGGCTACACCCTCGACCGCGTGACCGGTGAACTGCTGGTGGCCGAAAAGTACGACCCGGCGGTGAACTGGACCACCGGCGTCGACATGGACCCGGACTCCGACACCTATGGCCGTCCGGCCGTGGTGGCGCAGTACTCGACTGAGCAGAACGGCGAGGACGTCAACTCCACCGGCATCTGCCCGGCGGCGCTCGGTTCCAAGGACCAGCAGCCGGCGGCCTACAGCCCGAAGACCGAGCTGTTCTACGTCCCCACCAACCACGTCTGCATGGACTACGAACCGTTCCGCGTGTCCTACACCGCAGGTCAGCCCTACGTGGGTGCGACCCTTGCGATGTACCCGGCGCCGGACAGCCACGGCGGCATGGGCAACTTCATCGCATGGGACAACATCAACGGCGAGATCAAGTGGTCGCTGCCTGAGCAGTTTTCCGTGTGGTCCGGTGCCCTGGCAACCGCGGGGGACGTGGTCTTCTACGGCACGCTCGAAGGCTACCTGAAGGCCATCGACTCCGAGACGGGTGACGAGCTTTACCGGTTCAAGACCCCCTCGGGCATCATCGGCAACGTGATGACCTACGAGCAGGGCGGCAAGCAGTACATCGGCATCCTCTCGGGTATCGGTGGCTGGGCCGGCATCGGTCTCGCGGCCGGTCTGACGAACCCGAACGACGGTCTGGGTGCCGTGGGCGGCTACGCGGCCCTCAGCGACTACACCGCGCTCGGCGGCCAGCTGACCGTGTTCGCACTGCCGGATTGA
- a CDS encoding quinoprotein dehydrogenase-associated SoxYZ-like carrier yields MKELVFAVLLGTTALPVSAGEAWDSIALQLYGDRALLDGGDMIAIDAPYRTQNDSRTQIAAMVRAPEGLNIGTVTLVLDENPMPVSAVFALDTPLPSFFFDVTMRVNGPTPLHVVAETTDGRLWLAEGFVKTSGQGACAAPPGTDPKEALATLGEMELELADLLPGADTRGRLEALANRQKRLDVDISHPSHSGMQMDQISLLYIPMRYVEDVQIDLDGAGYVDVTGSISLSENPRLGMSVPGRTRSVDVTMTDTDGTVATAHKDIAGF; encoded by the coding sequence ATGAAAGAACTGGTTTTCGCGGTGCTGCTCGGCACCACTGCCCTGCCCGTCTCGGCCGGGGAAGCGTGGGACTCCATTGCGCTGCAACTCTACGGGGACCGCGCGCTGTTGGACGGCGGCGACATGATCGCGATCGACGCACCCTACCGGACACAGAACGACAGCCGTACACAGATTGCCGCGATGGTACGCGCACCCGAAGGCCTGAACATCGGCACCGTGACGCTGGTGCTGGACGAGAACCCGATGCCGGTCTCGGCGGTCTTCGCACTGGACACACCCCTGCCCTCCTTCTTTTTCGACGTGACCATGCGGGTGAACGGCCCAACCCCGCTGCACGTGGTCGCCGAAACCACGGACGGCCGCCTCTGGTTGGCCGAAGGCTTCGTGAAGACCTCCGGCCAGGGCGCCTGTGCCGCGCCGCCGGGGACCGACCCCAAGGAAGCGCTGGCGACGCTGGGCGAAATGGAGCTGGAACTTGCGGACCTTCTGCCCGGTGCCGACACCAGAGGCCGGCTCGAAGCGCTCGCCAACAGACAGAAGCGGCTCGACGTGGACATCTCGCACCCCTCGCACTCGGGAATGCAGATGGATCAGATATCCTTGTTGTACATTCCCATGCGCTATGTCGAGGACGTGCAGATCGACCTCGACGGCGCGGGCTACGTGGATGTCACTGGCTCGATCTCTCTGTCGGAAAACCCGCGCCTCGGCATGTCCGTCCCCGGCCGCACCCGGTCCGTCGATGTGACGATGACCGACACAGACGGCACGGTTGCCACGGCCCACAAGGACATCGCCGGGTTCTGA
- a CDS encoding c-type cytochrome, methanol metabolism-related, protein MMRHASRILAAVAASALLPAVAAAQSWSDQPVKPADHEAEFAVSYEDGGIYYNEEDIPTYNVAEDGTVDWLTFSGFRRYHSECHVCHGPDGEGSSYAPKIKNSAVHMGYYDFYDVVVNGRQNGNSVMPHFGDNQNVMCYLNDIYVYLSARGMDAVPRGRPPKKEAKSDLIREQEDACMG, encoded by the coding sequence ATGATGCGCCACGCATCCCGAATTCTTGCAGCAGTGGCCGCCTCGGCGCTGCTTCCCGCCGTGGCGGCTGCCCAGAGCTGGAGCGACCAGCCGGTGAAGCCGGCCGACCACGAGGCAGAGTTTGCCGTGTCCTACGAGGACGGCGGCATCTACTACAACGAGGAAGACATCCCGACCTACAACGTGGCCGAGGACGGCACGGTCGACTGGCTGACCTTCTCCGGTTTCCGCCGCTATCACTCCGAATGCCATGTCTGCCACGGACCGGATGGCGAAGGCTCTTCCTATGCACCGAAGATCAAGAACTCCGCCGTGCACATGGGATACTACGATTTCTACGATGTCGTGGTGAACGGACGGCAGAACGGCAACTCCGTCATGCCCCACTTCGGCGACAACCAGAACGTCATGTGCTACCTGAACGACATCTATGTCTACCTGTCCGCCCGCGGTATGGACGCGGTGCCGCGTGGCCGCCCGCCGAAGAAGGAAGCGAAATCCGACCTCATCAGAGAGCAGGAAGATGCGTGCATGGGCTAA
- the fghA gene encoding S-formylglutathione hydrolase, giving the protein METISENRCFGGVQGVYKHDSNTCGCEMTFAVYLPPQAEESPVPVLWYLSGLTCTHENAMTKGGLQEHAARHGLAVVFPDTSPRGEGVADDDAYDLGQGAGFYVNATRSPWKPHFRMYDYVVNELRDIVTKGFPVLDRHGITGHSMGGHGALTIAMRNPDLFDSLSAFAPIANPTQSDWGRKQLSAYLGDDEAAWSDHDATLLLEDKGWKGDILVDQGGADQFLELLKPDALAGMMTRCRQPGTFRMQKGYDHSYFFVNSFAGDHIAWHAERLN; this is encoded by the coding sequence ATGGAAACCATCTCCGAAAATCGCTGCTTCGGAGGCGTGCAGGGCGTCTACAAGCACGACTCCAACACCTGCGGATGCGAGATGACGTTTGCCGTCTATCTGCCGCCGCAGGCCGAGGAGTCGCCGGTGCCGGTCCTGTGGTACTTGTCGGGACTGACCTGCACGCATGAGAATGCCATGACCAAGGGCGGCCTTCAGGAACACGCCGCGCGTCACGGTCTTGCGGTGGTCTTCCCCGACACCTCGCCGCGCGGCGAAGGCGTTGCCGACGACGATGCCTATGACCTGGGGCAGGGCGCCGGGTTCTACGTGAACGCGACGCGCAGCCCGTGGAAGCCGCATTTCAGGATGTACGATTATGTCGTGAACGAGTTGCGGGACATCGTGACCAAGGGATTTCCCGTCCTCGACCGGCACGGGATCACCGGACACTCGATGGGCGGGCACGGCGCCCTGACCATTGCGATGCGCAACCCGGACCTGTTCGATAGCCTGTCCGCTTTCGCTCCGATCGCCAATCCGACGCAGAGCGATTGGGGCCGCAAACAACTCTCGGCTTACCTTGGTGACGACGAGGCGGCCTGGTCGGATCACGATGCGACCTTGTTACTAGAAGACAAAGGCTGGAAAGGAGATATCTTGGTCGATCAGGGAGGGGCCGATCAGTTTCTAGAATTGTTGAAGCCCGATGCCCTGGCGGGCATGATGACCCGCTGCCGCCAACCCGGCACGTTCCGGATGCAGAAGGGATACGACCATTCGTACTTCTTCGTTAACTCGTTCGCCGGAGACCACATCGCGTGGCATGCAGAGCGGCTCAACTAG